The region cactaacactaacactaacactaacactaacactaacactaacactaacactaacactaacactaacactaacactaacactaacactaacactaacacactaacactaacactcacactcacactaacactaacactcacactaacactcacactaacactcacactaacactcacactaacactcacactcacactaacactcacactcacacactaacactaacactcacactcacactcactTTCATACTCACTCTCTCTctcacactcacacacTAAGATTCACTTTATACAAAGACACTGTCTCACGCTCTCTATCTCTCATTGACTCTCTCTCTCTGATGCATTCAAATGTACTTCCTAATTTCTCTCTACTTGCCTACTCTTCTCGTCTTATTCTGCTTCGTCTTCTCTCTCTCACCTCCTCATCCTTGTCTCCCAGCACCCCCTCCCATTCTTATTCTTCCTTTTACTGTGTACTTTTTTTGCTCTCTCCTTTTCTGCTATCTCTATTCTCGCTCTATTTCTCTCCCTTGCTCTCCTCTCTACTCTACTCTCTCTCCCTATTCGGTAACGCCGCCCTACTCCTCGCCCTACTCTTTCCCATTTATGCTTCTTTATTAAAATGTCCTTTCTTTTTTCCTCCATTTTCCCTCTCCCTCATTGGCTGGTTTCCATTTCTCCTTTTTTTTTCTCTCTTGATCGTCTCCCTCCCCTCCCATTTTCCTTTCTCATTCGTCCCCTTTTAGGACCCATACGCCCTCTGTACGCCACCCACCCTCTCCTCCCTCTCGTTGGGTCAAATTTCCCCTTCCGTTCCCCTCTTTTCCCTCCAATCAGCTTTGTTTCCCTCCTGTCCTCCCTTTTTTGACACCCCTATTCCACTTTTTTTTCCCTGTCCATATTGCCGCCCCGCCCTCTTTAGCCCTCAAAATTGGTCCTATTACTCCTTTCGTATAGCCTTTTTCCATCCAATCGTTGTCCCTCCTCTCCCATCTTTTTCCTATTTGCCGCGCCCTTTCCGCTCCTCTAGTCGCCCTTCTGCTTCCTTCAGCCCTCCGAATGGGTCACATTACTCCTTTCGTCCTCCTTTCGTCCAATCAATGTCCTTCCTCCCCTCTTCTCCGTCTATGTCTCTCCGCTTCAAGCTCTTCCCTATGTCCGATCCTTGCTTCTCGGTGTAATTGGGGCTTTGTTTCCTCTTTCATCTTCTAATCCGTCCCTATGTCCGCATGCTACACGCTTTCATTCTCCGGCATATCAAGAATTCGCACCTAGATAAGCTCTCACTCCGGCCTATCTATCTCTCTCTATCAATTACATCTTCTTGCTCTTATGCTCCTTCTTCCCCCTGCTTTGGCTCTTCTCGTGGGCGTCTCTTTCGCCTCGGCCTCTCAGATCACTCTTTCTCACACTGACAGGTCCAACCCGGACTCCTTCCATGCCGAAAGGCGCTCTCTTCTAAACAAGTACGCCGGCTTCGCAAAGCGTCACTTCAACTCCACCGGCCAACACTTGGACATCGTCGACTTGCATTACGCCGACAAACAAAAACGTGCCTCCGGCAAGACCTCTCTTCGTTACAACACCTACTGGACCGGCTCCATCCTTGTCGGCTCTCCCCCACAACCTGCTCCCGTCGTCTTCGATACCGGCTCTTCCGACCTCATCCTCGACAAGTCCTTCTACAACCCTAAAAAGTCTCTCTCCGCCAACAACCTCAACACTCCCTTTGATTTCTCCTACATCAATCTCCATGTCTACGGCGACATCTACTCCGACCACGTCGCCATAGGCGACGTCAAGGCCGACAACGTCCCCATCGGCCATGGCAGAGAAGACTTTGACGGTGATCTGACTGGCGGCAAGTTTGGCCTCTCCTTCTCCACTGCCGAAAACAGTGGCTTCAACGTCAAGCAGGACCCCTTCATCTGGGCCGCCAAGAAACAGAACCCCATCCAATCCAGCTCTTTCCAGTTCACTCTTCGCCGCAGTGGCAAGGCCACCCTCAAtgtcggcgacgtggacCACTCCGAGCTCGCTGGTCCCATCTCCTGGGCTGACAAGAACACCGACAAGTCCTTCTGGCGAACCTCTGTCGAGCTCAACGGAAACAAGATCGAAAACGCCATCATCGACTCCGGCACCAATGTCATCACCGGCCCCAACGACCAGGTCAAGGCTGTCCTCGACCAGCTCGATGGCGTCTGGGTCGAGCAGTCCCCCGACGGCACCTACCAAGGCCGCTACAGCTGCCAGAACCCGCCCAACTTGCACTTCACCGTCGCCGGCCAGACCTTCAAGCTCTCCAGCGATGCTATCAACTTTGGCTACGCTGGTGACAAGTGCTTTTTGGCTATGGGTGGCACCCTCGGCTTGAATGACTGGATCCTCGGCTCTCCCTTCATGGAGCTCGGCTCCGTCATCTTTAACTATGAtacgcgccgcatgggctTTGCTAAAGCCCGCTAATCTATGCTACGTCTGCCTGCCTGTCTCTCTTTCTAGGTGGATATGCCGCCTCTTTAGATATCCCGTTATGATGCCGGCTTTATTTTTCGTTGATGCTTCATGTAGCTCCTACTAA is a window of Malassezia restricta chromosome III, complete sequence DNA encoding:
- a CDS encoding cathepsin D codes for the protein MLLLPPALALLVGVSFASASQITLSHTDRSNPDSFHAERRSLLNKYAGFAKRHFNSTGQHLDIVDLHYADKQKRASGKTSLRYNTYWTGSILVGSPPQPAPVVFDTGSSDLILDKSFYNPKKSLSANNLNTPFDFSYINLHVYGDIYSDHVAIGDVKADNVPIGHGREDFDGDLTGGKFGLSFSTAENSGFNVKQDPFIWAAKKQNPIQSSSFQFTLRRSGKATLNVGDVDHSELAGPISWADKNTDKSFWRTSVELNGNKIENAIIDSGTNVITGPNDQVKAVLDQLDGVWVEQSPDGTYQGRYSCQNPPNLHFTVAGQTFKLSSDAINFGYAGDKCFLAMGGTLGLNDWILGSPFMELGSVIFNYDTRRMGFAKAR